From the Mycobacterium noviomagense genome, the window CCGACTATCTCGCCGTGCATCTCGTGGCACGCCGCCACATCGAGTTGGCTCGGCTGTTCGGAAGCCAAACCGGTGATCGGATCAACAAATTCGAGCACTGCTCCTGGTTCAGTGGGCCCGAGGACATGCCCATACTCGACGACGCGGCGGCCTGGTTTGTCGGCAAGACACTGAGCCGCATCGATCTCGGCGATCATGTCGGTCACCTGCTGGAGCCGGTCAGTGCCTATGTCTGCGAAACGTCCGAGGACCTAGTCAGTTTTTCCGACGTCGTCGACCTCGAACCCGGCCACGAAGCGTAAGGCGCGCTGTACCTGACTATCCGGCTAGGTCTTGTCGTCGTTGCTGCGCGGGAAGCCGCCGCCCTGCGGGAAGAGCGGGAACACCACATCGTCGAGCTTCTCCGCGTCACCGGCGGTCTTGTTGACCGTCGCGCCCCAAACGTTTCCGTCCGGCGCCATCCGCACCGCCCAGGCGTGGGCGTGGGTGTCCTGGCGGACGACTTCTGGTTCACCGGTGACTGCACCGGTCGCCGGAGCAAGATGCACCGCCACCGTTTGCTTCGTGTTGATCAGGTTGACCAGGACGGTGCCGTCCAGGGCCGCGCACCCGGCGACGCCGGGCCGGTTGGGCCAGGTCCACACGGTCGAAACTCGCGAGTCCCGCGAGATCCGCTGCAACCGGTCGGCGGTCGGTCCGCGGTCGAGAACGTAGAGCGAACCGTCGACGGGATCGGTGCACAGCCCGCCGCCTGAGCCGATGCCAGTGAGGGCCGTGGTCGGCGGGGCCTGGTTGAGTGTCGTCGGCTGTTCGATCCGAATCACTTTGCCGGCCAGCGACCCCGGGTCGGCGGCCGCCGCGGGGTTACCGGCATCGCCGGTCAGCACCACCAACGTGGTTTTGCTGGTGAAGTGCAGCGCGCCGGTGTTGCCGGTGGCGCCCTTCGGAATGCCGGTCAGGATGTCCTTGGGAATGTCACCGTCAGCGATGCGGATGACCCGGTTGTCGCTGGGCGTGCTGACGTAGGCGTACATCAGTCGGTCTTGGGAATACGTCGGCGACAGCACGATGTCCATCAGCCCGCCGTCGCCGGACGGGTCGACCGGGATGACGGTCTTGACCTTCGGCTCGGCGCTGACCGACACCTCCTTCACCGCACCGGTAGTGCGTTCGGCAACCAGCGCCGACTTGCTGTCCGGGAGCATGATCAGGCCGCTGGTGCTCTCCAGGCAGCCCTGCATCACGCCCGGCGCCGGACACTGCTTGGGGAACGGTTTGGCCGGCAGCGGCGGAGGCGGGGGAGGTGTCGAGGTGGCCGGCGGCCGCCGCTGCGGTTCGGTGGTGAACGGCTGCGATTGGGCGTCGTTGAACCGCGCGCAGCCGCTCGAGACCAGCAGCGCCGCGCACAGCGCGACTTGCAGCGACCGCCGTACCCGCATGATGGCCAGGTTACCGCGCCCGGCCGCACCGCCCGGTTCGTCGTGGG encodes:
- a CDS encoding flavin reductase family protein: MGDESFDRLVAMLDYTMYVVTTQAGGHASGCLVGFATQTSLQPPRFLVGISKRNHTFGVACQSDYLAVHLVARRHIELARLFGSQTGDRINKFEHCSWFSGPEDMPILDDAAAWFVGKTLSRIDLGDHVGHLLEPVSAYVCETSEDLVSFSDVVDLEPGHEA
- a CDS encoding PQQ-dependent sugar dehydrogenase, with translation MRVRRSLQVALCAALLVSSGCARFNDAQSQPFTTEPQRRPPATSTPPPPPPLPAKPFPKQCPAPGVMQGCLESTSGLIMLPDSKSALVAERTTGAVKEVSVSAEPKVKTVIPVDPSGDGGLMDIVLSPTYSQDRLMYAYVSTPSDNRVIRIADGDIPKDILTGIPKGATGNTGALHFTSKTTLVVLTGDAGNPAAAADPGSLAGKVIRIEQPTTLNQAPPTTALTGIGSGGGLCTDPVDGSLYVLDRGPTADRLQRISRDSRVSTVWTWPNRPGVAGCAALDGTVLVNLINTKQTVAVHLAPATGAVTGEPEVVRQDTHAHAWAVRMAPDGNVWGATVNKTAGDAEKLDDVVFPLFPQGGGFPRSNDDKT